The Salvelinus namaycush isolate Seneca chromosome 1, SaNama_1.0, whole genome shotgun sequence genome has a window encoding:
- the LOC120047684 gene encoding melanocyte-stimulating hormone receptor-like, with product MMDNTSQHNFIMHHHMELSTLTMYSENSTTNNTSAREQNSTTCSLRIPQELFLTLGLISLVENILVVLAIIKNRNLHSPMYYFICCLAVSDMLVSVANVVETIVMLLTEHGLLVVTPEMLRHLDNVIDIMNCSSVVSSLSFLCTIAADRYITIFYALRYHSIMTTQRAVTIIAMVWLTSITASILFIVYHSHTAVIVCLVTFFCITLVFTAVLYMHMFILAHVHSRRIMAIYKSRRQGTSMKGAITLTILLGVFILCWGPFFLHLILILTCPTTPFCTCFFSYFNLFLILIICNSLIDPLIYAYRSQELRKTLKELLFCSCLTFRCDSILECLFPWKFT from the coding sequence ATGATGGACAACACGTCTCAACATAACTTCATCATGCACCACCACATGGAGCTGAGCACCCTCACCATGTACAGCGAGAACagcaccaccaacaacaccagcGCCAGGGAGCAGAACTCTACGACCTGCTCGCTCCGCATTCCACAGGAGCTGTTCCTGACGCTGGGCCTCATTAGTCTGGTGGAGAACATTTTAGTGGTGCTGGCCATCATCAAGAACCGCAATCTGCACTCGCCCATGTACTACTTCATATGCTGCCTGGCCGTCTCCGACATGCTGGTCAGCGTCGCCAACGTGGTGGAGACCATAGTCATGTTGCTCACCGAACACGGGCTGCTAGTTGTCACACCTGAAATGCTGCGGCACCTGGACAACGTCATCGACATCATGAACTGCAGCTCGGTGGTGTCGTCGCTGTCCTTCCTGTGCACCATCGCCGCGGATCGATATATCACCATCTTTTACGCGCTGCGTTACCACAGCATCATGACCACGCAGCGCGCCGTGACCATCATCGCGATGGTGTGGCTGACCAGCATCACCGCCAGCATACTTTTCATCGTCTACCACTCGCACACCGCCGTCATTGTATGCCTCGTCACCTTCTTCTGCATCACTCTTGTCTTCACCGCTGTGCTCTACATGCACATGTTCATCCTGGCGCACGTGCACTCGCGGCGCATCATGGCCATCTACAAGTCTCGCCGCCAGGGCACGAGCATGAAGGGCGCCATCACGCTCACTATCCTGCTAGGGGTTTTCATCCTCTGCTGGGGACCCTTCTTCCTACACCTTATTCTCATCCTCACCTGCCCCACGACccccttctgcacctgcttcttCAGCTACTTCaacctcttcctcatcctcatcaTCTGTAACTCGCTCATCGACCCGCTCATCTACGCCTATAGGAGCCAGGAGCTGCGC